The genomic window GTACCTGAAGGTATGACGATATTGAGACTAAAAGTAGTTTGTTTATTACAATCGCTACTCAGGCATGAAATACTCATGGCGTATCTATCATAACCCGCTAATGAGTTAAGTAAAAAGCGTGCTACCGATAGCTTAGATAAAGTCCCATTTAACGTAATACTTTGAGACAATACAGGAAAATTAGAACAGTCTTGACTGGAGTCGCTATCCTTACTGCAACTCAGCGTTATTGAGATGAGCAGGACAAGTCCAGATAAAAAATGAATTTGTTTCATATGTTGATTTAATTTGATTACAAATAAAGGTTGCGCTTGACTATAGCGAAATGGGGGAACAAATATAAATAAAATTCTTAATATATTAAATAATATTATAATATATTATTTAATTCTCAACTTTATACAGCCCGAAAACCAATCTATTGTGCACCATCAAAAACTTCCGGCACTAAACTTAAATAAAGTGTTGGTATTATTAGCTTCTCATTCAGACATAAAATGTCCAAACATGTCCATTAACACCCCCACAAAAGAAACACTTACCCCAAAAATGAACAATGCCAAAGTCTTACGGTAATACTGCTCCGAATTGTCCTTGGGATAATCTAAAGAAAGCATTCTATACAAAGTGTAAATCAAACTCAAAATACCCAATAAGATACACAGCCCAATAAAATAGGACATAGTCTCGCTAGTCTCACTTTCAGTTTTCACAAAAGTGGAAGAAAAATTGAGTAAAAATCCCAGGATTATGCCGGTGGCAGTAACCATTGGTTGTCTAAATGAAGGTATCTTGTCTTCCATCTTAGAGTAGTGCTATAATTTTGTCCGCTTCTCTGATCCCACTCAGGTAAGCTCCATGTACAGTCGAGAAATAATCTACTTCTGTATGCTCTCCAGCAAAAAAAAGCTTGTCATCAACTTCTTCAGCCATATCCTCAAAATAACTCATTTTCGTTTCCACCGCAGTGTATGAATATGAGCCGCAGGCATTTGGATTGCCTGACCATTTGGTGCGCAACATTTGAGTCGGATCAGGTACTGCACTACCATACATATCGCGAAGATGAGTCATAATCTGTGAGGTCACCTCCTGATCCGTCATCTTCTCGGTCAAGCGGCCATATTCAGCATAAGCAAAGGTCATCAATGCATGTGAACCGGGATGGAACTTGTTCACGTTGACAAAATAATTGAATTTGTCCCTCACATCCGGTGTATAAGAAATGTATTGAACATCGTCCCAAAAAGTGCGTTCCCATGTGAGCAAGAACTTATTGACGCAATTCATACCAATCTTATCTATTGCCGTTTGCTTGACAGAAGAAAGAGAGGGATTAAACTCTATCGATTTTGATTTGAGAACGCCCAAGGGAACCGTTACGATCACAAAATCAGCCTCGGATATTGCTGAATTGTGCGTTACCTTAATTTTCCCATTGTTGTAATCAATTTTGGACACTCTTTGATTCAGTCTGAGGTCGATGTCCTTTGCCAAGTAAAGAGCAATTCTATCATAACCATTTGTAGAGATTTTTTCTACACCTCCAAACACTTCTCCTTCATCATATAATAATGACGATAATTTATCGAGATCACCAGTATCAAATGTCAGATAAGTGCTCAAGAAAAATTTCCACAATCTGTCTTGATATCGAGCCGGATAAATATTTTGAAATACAGCTTCAAAACTTTGATTTGTGTTTCCGCTTTTTACCAAATCTTCCAACATTTGATAATACTCTTCTTCCACATCATCATACTCCGAGGCATTTCTTTTTAACCCGCCTAGATCAAAGCTTATCCTACTTTCATCTATGGTCTCAAAAGTGGTCATCCCTGACTGCTGTGCTAGGTTGGTGATGGGATTGCCATTGATGCCATGTATCCAGCTTGCCCCCTCGTCAAATGCTATACCAAGGCTTCTATCAGTTCTTAATCTTCCTCCAACTTTATCCTGTGATTCTAAGACAGTGACGTTTACTCCTCTTTCCTTTAACTTTTTGGCAGCAGCCAAACCCGAAATTCCTGCTCCGATAACAATTACTGTTTTGTCTGTGACAATCAAATCTTCACTGCTTTTGCAAGCATTCAATAAGAGGGATGGTGCGAAAAAGATTGCGGGTAATCCAGTGACATTCTTCTTTAAAAACTTCCTTCTTTTCATAAACAACGGCAAATAAATATTCCAATTTTAGGGCACAAATGTAGATATATAAATGAACTTCTCAGGAAGGTCCTGAGCAAATAGATTTTTGATTGGGCTCACTATAATGCACAATATAAAATTAATTTATTGCCAAATTTTTTCATGCCTATCAGTCATTCTCTGAAAAAAATAGTACAGCAAGCACCTCAGTATAATTGTCCTGCGTAGATTAAAATAAAATATTTTGATGCATGGATGTTTGGCTTACTTAAAATGTCTCCAAGATCCATAATTTATCTACTACAAAAAATAACTTGTCAAGAGGACAGGATAACCTCCAGACTTCTCGCCTCCCGTGCGGTTTCAATTCTAGTTTGTGCGAGTCCAAATAGATCCAATTTAGACATTAGGCGCTTGGAACGACCTATTGAATCTTGTGTTTTCATATTGTGTATTGAATTTGGTCTCCAAGGAATTGGTCTTTTAAGGAATGATTCAAGTTCTTTGGTGTGGTCTGACAAAATAATTTTTAAAAATATTTTTTCCTTGAATCGCCCTGCCTGCTTGAAGTCGCTTGTCGTATTCTATAGCAGAAAACTTGTATGGGCACATTGCCGTCTGTTTTATATGTAGATTTGCAGACAGGACAATAATGTCATTCCCATCTATTTACCAATTATGGCTTTCATCTACAAACGCATTTTACTAAAACTAAGTGGCGAGTCACTGATGGGTACTCAACAGTTTGGTATTGATCCGACTATGCTTAGATATTATGCGGACCAGATTCATTCTTTGTCTTCAGAGGGTGTTCAAATCGCAGTAGTCATTGGAGGGGGCAACATATTCAGAGGACTGGATGATCACAACAGTGGTGTGGAGAGGGTTCAGGGAGACTACATGGGCATGTTGGCTACTTGTATCAACGGCATGGCTTTACAAAGCGCTCTTGAGTCAAAAGGAGTCTATACAAGGCTAATTTCTGCTATTGAGATGAGACAAATTGCTGAACCTTATATCAGGAGGAGGTGTATCCGACACCTAGAAAAAAACCGAGTGGTCATTTTCTCAGCAGGAACCGGAAATCCATATTTCACCACTGACTCAGCTGCTTCACTACGTGCCAGCGAGATTGGTGCAGAAGTGATTTTGAAAGGGACAAGAGTGAACGGAATTTATTCTGCAGATCCGGAAAAAAATAAGGATGCCATTCTCTATGACAAGCTCAGTTTTGATGATGTCATCCGAAAGAATTTGAAAGTGATGGATATGACGGCATTTACCATGTGTCAAGAAAACAATATGCCGATTGTAGTATTTGACGTCAACCAACCAGACAATTTGTTGCGTCTGATGAAAGGCGAAAAGATTGGTACATTAGTGAGCAACTAAACAGAAAATCTCAGGTTTTTTTCCATTTTATATTGCATCCGGCACTAGGATATTGTATTTCCGAGATTTGTTTCCTTTCCAAGAGTTGATTCAGGGCCAAACGCAAATCCTTTCCGTCAACCGGAATGTCGTTACCCGGACGAGATGAATCCAATCTGCCTCGATACACCAATTTGTGGTCACTATCAAAAACGTATATATCAGGAGTACAAGCTGCTTGGTATGCTTTAGCAACTTCCTGTGTCTCATCGAACAGATAAGGAAACGGGAGTTGGTAGTGCGCAGTAAATTCAATCATTTTTTCCGGAGAATCTGCCGGATATGACTCAATATCATTTGAATTGATTCCAATAAATGCTACGCCCTTTTTCTGAAATTCATGCGCTATTTGAACGATTTCTTCAATGACATGAATTACGTAAGGGCAATGGTTGCAAATAAACATCACTACCACTGGCACTTTTTGCACACATTCCGGAAAATCTAAAACATTATTGTCTTCCATTGGAAAGGGCAGATGAAAAGTTGGGGCCGTCGTGCCCAGAGCAAGCATATTAGAATCCGTCAGGGACATAATCGTGAAAATAAGCTTGGTTTACAGAAATAATGTAATGTTCTATCAATGGAATTCTTCTCACCGATTCGCAACCTTGGAAACCATGTAACATTTCAGGTTTATAGGAATCTATCAGTTGAGCCCAATATTTTATCGCTAAAGGTAAATAAGACCAGTGCCATTTCTCTTCATTAAAGCCATGTTCCCGTGTGTGAATACCTTTGGGTAAATAAGTTTGACTAAATCCGAACTTTGCAGCGTTCTTGATCAGCCAGAAGTAAACGTTTTTTCCTTCATCAGTTTCAAAATATTCCGACTCTACGGAATTGATATCTATATCGGTACCCCAGTGATGCCTGGAAAAACCTGGAGGCGCAGTGTATTCCAGAATTTTGTATGCCCGATCTATGGGATCTGGATGGCTCCTCGTAAGTTTGAGATCCTCGACTTTGGTCCGTCCATACCATTTGTTCTCCCATAGTTCCTTTTGCTTATCAAAATTGCGTGTAGCGGATACGATAGTCAGGATGATACTATCTTTTTCTGCAGCTTCAGCCATCATAGCGAAAGCTTTGTAAGCTTCTTCCTGCATATATCTCCGCTCAATCGAATATTTTGAATCTATGGCTACGAATCCCTCTTCTGTGGCTGGATCAAAACGCCCTGTAATGATTTGGTGATCTACCTCTTTTTGCATAATCAATAATTCAAATCCGGAACTTGGCATGCACAGCCCGACTAGCAATATTAATGCAGTAATCCATCGTCCGATCCGATTCATTCACGATACTATTTATCAACAATCGCAGTTCACTACTGCGGATGTCTATTGTACTCCTCGAGTTTTTGTTGTCTCTCACGCTCTTGCATTTTGATCATGTCTTCGTAGCTTCTGTTTTGGAAAGCTTTGGTATTGCCAGGATTAGAATTGATCAAATAATAGATATTCGTGAGCCACTTGCTTGTGTCAGGTTCCTGAGAAGGGCTGGTCACATATTCTTCAATAATTGGAGCATCCAATTGTAAGTTCAGGTTTCGAACAATGTAGTCCAGCTTAACGTGAGCATTGCGAAGTGTACTATAGAATCCGTAATGGGCGAGTTTAATACACTGTGTCCCACCTACCTTTTCACATTCGAATCCCGGTCTAACTTTTATTTTATTGGGTACAGGAAGAGCTGCCATGATATAGACATAATTGTTCTCGCCATCCCAATCATAGGTCAATCCAACCGGAGGTCCAGTTGGCGTAATGTTCAAGCTATCCAGATAAGCATAAATTTTTGGGTAAACTCGTGCATAAAAAGAAGGTATTTTACTGTTGACTATAGGTTCACGTATTCCAACGTAGTATTTCTCATCATAAGCTTCCCTGCTCATTCCAAACTGAGTTTTGATCAATCCCTCCATATAATCTTTCATACCTGCAAGATCTCTGTCAAATCTCTTTTCCAGTTGTTTGTCCAGACTTTTATAGAAATATCTCTTATAAAAAGGTATTGGCTTAGCTAGTCTTGCCCGAAATGTCACATAAACTGAAGCATTGTTTTCAGGCAAAATGCTCCAACTGCAAAGCAAATCAGAAGGCAGTCTGTTTGAGCTTATTTTAGCGGTAATCAAAGAGTCCTTCAAAGATTCCTGGATAATTGTGGTTCCTTCACCTATAACCGGGCCCTTAAAATTAAAACTTGCGCCAACATTGACATCTCGACCTCCAGGAGTAAAACTCATAGCCGGATCCTCTTTTTGCCAACTATACCATTTTGGCCAATCGTTGACACCATTGAGGATAATATATGCGAGTGCATAGTTTCCTGATACTTTAATCTCTTTTTCAGTTTTGTATGTTGAGGGAGAAGATAAATTGAGTATGATAAATCCCATCAATCCTGCCAGGACTACACTTGCGATGATGATATATTTTTTCATTTCTTGGAGATCAATTGTTGATAAACGAGTCTACTAGGTATTTAGTTTGATTTCATCATCAGGGCCATCAAAAAAGCTAAACTGGATCATCGGCAAATCATTATCTTCTACAATTTTGATCCATTTGTGGTACTTTCGATACCATTTCCATTTATAATTGAAGATGCCTTTTGTGAGATAGGCATATATGAAAGGATGTACTTTCAGGATCAAGCTTTTAGGTGGTCTTGTATTCAGAATGAAGTCCAGATCTCGCTCTATCTGATCGAGAATGAGAATACTTGGATTTATTTTCCCAGTACCAGCACAAGAAGGGCAGGTCTCGGCAGTATTGATCTTCATCTCAGGTTTTTCGCGTTGCCTGGTGATTTGCATGAGACCAAATTTACTGAGAGGAAGTATGGTATGTTGGGATCTATCGGCTTCCATAAACTCCCTCATTTTGTTGTAGAGAGTGGCCTTGCTGTCATTGTTCTTCATATCGATGAAATCAATGATAATTAATCCACCAATGTCTCTAAGCCTCAGCTGTCTGGCGATTTCAGCTGCAGCTTCAGTGTTGACCTGGAGGGCAGCGGTTTCCTGATCGAGGCGCTGACTTTTGGGTCCTGAATTGACATCTATGACATGCATGGCTTCGGTATGCTCCAAAACGATATAAGCACCGCTGGGCAAAGTGGATGTTTGGCCGAATGAGGACTTGATTTGTTTTTTTATCCCATAGGCATCAAAAATGGGTCTTGGTCCTTTGTAGTATTGAAGAATCCCTGATTTTTCCGGCATATTAGCTTCCAAATAGTGCGAGATGCTGTCGTGCATATCTTTGTCATTCACTACTATTCTGGAAAAGCTTTTATTAAGAAGGTCGCGAATAAGACTGCTCGTTTTGTCGAGTTCGCTCAGGAGCTTTACAGGAGGTTTTGCTTTGAACAATTGCTCATGGATGGTCTTCCATTTTTCAACCAAAGCATTCACTTCTTCATGCAGTTCAGCAACTTTTTTTCCTTCTGCAGCTGTACGGACAACAACACCAAAATTCTTAGGTCTGATGCTTTCAATCAGGTGGAAAAGTCGGTTTCGTTCTTCGGTATTTGCAATTTTCTTGGAGATGGCAATACTGTTCATGAAAGGGGTCAAGACCAGGTATCTACCTGGAATTGTGATTTCACAGCTGAGCCTGTGACCTTTGGTGGAAATTGGTTCTTTTAAAATCTGGACCAATGCTGTATTTCTTTTGTCTACGACTTGGGCTACTTTCCCATTCTTGTTAATCTCCGGTTGGAGTTCAAATTGATCCAGCATGGGGCTGGAATAAGACCCATTAGTGACTAATGAGGTATAATGCAATACTGAACTCATCTGGGGGCCCATGTCTGTATAATGCAGGAATGATTCTTTTTTGTGCCCAATATCCACAAAAGCAGCATTCAGTCCGGGCATCAGTTTTCTGATTTGGCCCAGAAATATATCACCTACATTGAACTGCGTGTTAGATTTCTGCTTGTGCAATTCGACAAGCATTTTATCTTCGAGAAGGGCTATTTCTACGACAGAATTATAAACGGAAATGATTAGTTCTTTTTCCATGCACCTGGCTTTCTTGCGGGCCTGAGGTGATTCTTTCAGTAAATAGGTGACAGAACAGAGGATTGAAATCCCAAGTTGATATTTCTTATCGGTTTTGGGTCAAGATCGATTGATATCGAAAAAGCAGCAATACCTTAGACAGCCAGACTTCATGAATCAGAAGAGAGGCAAGTCGGAATTGCCGCGGGATTACTTGGGAAGGCCATATACGGTAATATACTGTCCCAGCGCCTAAATCTGAAGAGGCACTTTCGTCCCGCAAATGATTTTATCTGTTCTTCTTTTTGTGCCTATTTTTTCTTAGGCGCTTTTTACGCTTGTGTGTAGCGATTTTGTGTCTTTTTCTTTTTTTACCGCAAGGCATAATTTTTATTTTTTAAAACAATTTATCAAATATGATTCTGCTTCAGAGGATCGATTTGTCATTTCCAACAAATCAACCATGAGGCAATTTACAATCGGGTCCTTTGGAAGTTTGCGCATCAGATTTTGCAACCTTTTTTCTGCCTTATCCCATTGTCCGGAGCGCAATGACAGCGACACCAGTATTTTTTGGACCGGATCGTAGTCCGGAAACTCAGTCTCTATAGACTTAAGCGCTGTCACGGCTATCATTGGATTCTTTTCAAAATCCTGCATAACAATCGCTGTTCGAAACGCCGGATTTTTAGAATTCAACTCCAGGCCTTTTTTTGAAGCGATCTCTGACAACAATGTCAAAGTATCTTGCCTGAGATCCGGCTTTGCAGACATAAAATACTGCAATCCGTACTCAGTGACTTTCTGCCAGTTCTGTTCATTGGCTTGGGTTGAAGCAATTCTTGCAGCGAAGAGAGCTGCTTCTACTTGCATCCCGTTTTTATTCAGCCAGTTAGAGACTTCCCAGCCACGTTCCTGCCAAACAGCCGTTCCCGCAGTGGATTCACTCCACAATTTTTCTAGTCTAATGAATTCAGCATTCTGAATTCGCGGCAGTTTATACTGCTCTATCTGTAACTCCGGCTTCTCAGTCTGAGAAACTTTTGGTACTTTGGGCTTAGCAGGTTGATCAGGTTTCATGCGGAGAAAAACCGCGCTCAACACCAAGAAGATGAAGCAAATGGTAGCGAGTACCCAAGGCTTCATATTAATCCTCTATCTCATCATCGTAATCTGCTCCTTCCGGCTCCTTTCCCAACTTGACATGGTCCACAAACACCTTTGCAGGTTTGAAGGATGGGATAAAATGCTCCGGAATTTCTATTGCCACATTCTTTTTGATGTGACGACCGATTTTCTTAGCTCTTTTTTTAACGATAAATGAGCCAAACCCTCTGATATACACATTTTCTCCCTGGGCCAAGGAATTTTTAACTTCTTTAAAGAACATTTCCATAGAGACTAAAACGTCCACTTTTGGAACTCCAGATTTATCAGATATTAAAGACACTAAGTCTGCCTTTCTCATTCGCTTGATTTTTAACAAGTTATAAAAAGCTTCCCCAAAGAGAGGTGCAAATTTCGCAATTTTATCGAGTTTACAAAATTTTTTCAGCTTTTTTCTAGTAAAAAGTCATTATAACTTTTTCTATATCAAGCAGATAGGCAGCGGATCCGGGCACCATCGGCTTCCTTTTTGGCTTCCATTAATACTGCAAACTGTCCCAAAAGTGACAGAAAATTACTTCTAAAAACTGCCTCATGCACACACGTTAAGCTCAGTATTCTTGCACTAGAACCTTTTAAAGTAAGCTTTCTTGATCTGCTCGAATTCTTCCAGCACCCAAAACTGTCTATAACTCAGTCGTAGCCCATTTAAATCAATTCTTTAAAATTACGCCTTTTTGATTAAAACCCAGTGCGATATCTTTAAAAATCATAATCTAAAACCGCCATTTGTTGTAATTTGTATAAAAACAGAAAGATCATGGAGACTTATATTTCCCTTTTGCGGGGAATCAATGTCAGTGGAAAGCATTTGATCAAAATGGAAGATCTGAGAAATTTACTGACTCAAGCAGGACTTCTACAAATTAAGACATATATCCAAAGTGGAAATCTCGTCTATCAATCCTCAGAAAGAAACATAGAAAGTCTGAACGGAATTATTGAAAAAACAATTTTTAACAATTATAAATTTGAAGTTCCAGTCATCACCCTTAAATTGAACGATCTGGAAAAAGCCAGAGACGAAAATCCATTTTTAATCGACCCATTGAAATCAACATCGAAGATGCACATCAGCTTTCTAAAGCAATTACCTGAAACGGAAAATCAAACTAAACTCTTAGAAATCAAATCCCCACCAGATGAAATCATCATCAAGCAAAAAGTAATATACCTGTATTGCCCAGAAGGATATGGAAACACAAAATACTCCTCCAATACTCTTGATAAAATCCTTAAAGTCGTAAATACCAGCAGAAACTGGAAGACAACAAACGAGCTTATTCACTTGGCTACAGAATTGAAGAAAAAATAAACCATCATTAGTATTGCTTCAAATTAAACTGAGATAATAGGGGCAAATATATGGTAGGACCAATTCAAAAGTGGAAGAGATAGTTTAATATCATAACCACCGGAAAAATGCTTTTTACTAGTGTCCCGAATTGATTCAAACGCTTGTATACTCTCAGAAATAAAATCAATTTAAATATAAAACTATGTTTTGATAGTTGGATCAAATTCATCTGACAAGTGAATACAAACAGAATACAATCTACTTCAAGTAAAATATAGAAGATTACTGATCCATCATCGAAAGGCATTTCGCCATAAAAATTGGAATGTGGTAAGGTAAAGTTCACTTTTAGATAATATACACCCATTCATTTGAAACTAATACTAAATTATTCTTTTCTATCTCCGGAATTTGTCTAAGCTAGTTTTTAGAATACAATTAATACTATTCAGATAATCAAACACCTTGTCCATAATTTTTGGTCTTGAAGTTTAGCTCCAATTCACTTCCATCTATTTCTGCTGCGTCATCATCTTTGGCAGTCGAAATACACCATTTGAATTTACTGCCTCGAGTTGGTAAACATAATTTCCGTTTGGGATATTCAACTTACTCGGATTTACTTCAATTTGGTAATCTCC from Saprospiraceae bacterium includes these protein-coding regions:
- a CDS encoding FAD-dependent oxidoreductase, with protein sequence MKRRKFLKKNVTGLPAIFFAPSLLLNACKSSEDLIVTDKTVIVIGAGISGLAAAKKLKERGVNVTVLESQDKVGGRLRTDRSLGIAFDEGASWIHGINGNPITNLAQQSGMTTFETIDESRISFDLGGLKRNASEYDDVEEEYYQMLEDLVKSGNTNQSFEAVFQNIYPARYQDRLWKFFLSTYLTFDTGDLDKLSSLLYDEGEVFGGVEKISTNGYDRIALYLAKDIDLRLNQRVSKIDYNNGKIKVTHNSAISEADFVIVTVPLGVLKSKSIEFNPSLSSVKQTAIDKIGMNCVNKFLLTWERTFWDDVQYISYTPDVRDKFNYFVNVNKFHPGSHALMTFAYAEYGRLTEKMTDQEVTSQIMTHLRDMYGSAVPDPTQMLRTKWSGNPNACGSYSYTAVETKMSYFEDMAEEVDDKLFFAGEHTEVDYFSTVHGAYLSGIREADKIIALL
- a CDS encoding UMP kinase, with the translated sequence MAFIYKRILLKLSGESLMGTQQFGIDPTMLRYYADQIHSLSSEGVQIAVVIGGGNIFRGLDDHNSGVERVQGDYMGMLATCINGMALQSALESKGVYTRLISAIEMRQIAEPYIRRRCIRHLEKNRVVIFSAGTGNPYFTTDSAASLRASEIGAEVILKGTRVNGIYSADPEKNKDAILYDKLSFDDVIRKNLKVMDMTAFTMCQENNMPIVVFDVNQPDNLLRLMKGEKIGTLVSN
- a CDS encoding thioredoxin family protein, with protein sequence MSLTDSNMLALGTTAPTFHLPFPMEDNNVLDFPECVQKVPVVVMFICNHCPYVIHVIEEIVQIAHEFQKKGVAFIGINSNDIESYPADSPEKMIEFTAHYQLPFPYLFDETQEVAKAYQAACTPDIYVFDSDHKLVYRGRLDSSRPGNDIPVDGKDLRLALNQLLERKQISEIQYPSAGCNIKWKKT
- a CDS encoding M15 family metallopeptidase — translated: MNRIGRWITALILLVGLCMPSSGFELLIMQKEVDHQIITGRFDPATEEGFVAIDSKYSIERRYMQEEAYKAFAMMAEAAEKDSIILTIVSATRNFDKQKELWENKWYGRTKVEDLKLTRSHPDPIDRAYKILEYTAPPGFSRHHWGTDIDINSVESEYFETDEGKNVYFWLIKNAAKFGFSQTYLPKGIHTREHGFNEEKWHWSYLPLAIKYWAQLIDSYKPEMLHGFQGCESVRRIPLIEHYIISVNQAYFHDYVPDGF
- a CDS encoding Rne/Rng family ribonuclease encodes the protein MEKELIISVYNSVVEIALLEDKMLVELHKQKSNTQFNVGDIFLGQIRKLMPGLNAAFVDIGHKKESFLHYTDMGPQMSSVLHYTSLVTNGSYSSPMLDQFELQPEINKNGKVAQVVDKRNTALVQILKEPISTKGHRLSCEITIPGRYLVLTPFMNSIAISKKIANTEERNRLFHLIESIRPKNFGVVVRTAAEGKKVAELHEEVNALVEKWKTIHEQLFKAKPPVKLLSELDKTSSLIRDLLNKSFSRIVVNDKDMHDSISHYLEANMPEKSGILQYYKGPRPIFDAYGIKKQIKSSFGQTSTLPSGAYIVLEHTEAMHVIDVNSGPKSQRLDQETAALQVNTEAAAEIARQLRLRDIGGLIIIDFIDMKNNDSKATLYNKMREFMEADRSQHTILPLSKFGLMQITRQREKPEMKINTAETCPSCAGTGKINPSILILDQIERDLDFILNTRPPKSLILKVHPFIYAYLTKGIFNYKWKWYRKYHKWIKIVEDNDLPMIQFSFFDGPDDEIKLNT
- a CDS encoding integration host factor subunit beta — its product is MRKADLVSLISDKSGVPKVDVLVSMEMFFKEVKNSLAQGENVYIRGFGSFIVKKRAKKIGRHIKKNVAIEIPEHFIPSFKPAKVFVDHVKLGKEPEGADYDDEIED
- a CDS encoding DUF1697 domain-containing protein — translated: METYISLLRGINVSGKHLIKMEDLRNLLTQAGLLQIKTYIQSGNLVYQSSERNIESLNGIIEKTIFNNYKFEVPVITLKLNDLEKARDENPFLIDPLKSTSKMHISFLKQLPETENQTKLLEIKSPPDEIIIKQKVIYLYCPEGYGNTKYSSNTLDKILKVVNTSRNWKTTNELIHLATELKKK